In a single window of the Terriglobia bacterium genome:
- the tmk gene encoding dTMP kinase, which yields MKLAEVPKRFFGLGLPYIDLRELKGKIIVIEGTDGVGRSTQIAMLRDWLEVQGFATMETGWTRSELIGQTITEAKEGHSLNKWTFNLLYATDFADRLENQIIPALRAGYIVLADRYIYTAFARAHARGVDPRWVRDLFGFALVPDIVFYLKIDVKTLIQRVLESGGMDYWESGQDQNPHSDMYDSFRKYQSQLLRVYDQLALEYQFHVLNARHSVQRTQRALQQAITEYLFEKPKAAAGRRKSRVSKTAPTRILA from the coding sequence ATGAAACTCGCTGAAGTTCCAAAGAGGTTTTTTGGCCTGGGGTTGCCCTACATCGACCTGCGGGAACTGAAGGGGAAGATCATCGTGATTGAGGGGACCGATGGGGTCGGCCGATCCACGCAGATCGCGATGCTGCGGGATTGGCTCGAGGTGCAGGGTTTTGCCACCATGGAGACAGGTTGGACACGATCCGAGTTGATCGGCCAGACGATTACCGAGGCCAAGGAGGGTCACAGCCTGAATAAATGGACATTTAATCTGCTCTACGCCACCGATTTTGCGGACCGCCTCGAGAATCAGATCATCCCGGCCCTGCGGGCAGGCTATATCGTCCTGGCGGACCGTTATATTTACACCGCCTTTGCCCGCGCCCATGCGCGCGGGGTGGATCCGCGCTGGGTGCGTGATTTGTTCGGGTTTGCCCTGGTGCCGGACATCGTCTTTTATCTGAAGATCGATGTAAAGACTTTGATTCAGCGCGTGCTCGAATCGGGAGGGATGGATTATTGGGAGTCAGGCCAGGACCAGAATCCTCACTCCGATATGTACGACAGTTTCAGGAAATATCAGTCGCAACTGCTCCGGGTGTACGATCAGCTTGCCCTGGAGTATCAGTTTCATGTCCTGAATGCCCGGCACTCGGTGCAGCGAACTCAACGCGCCCTCCAGCAGGCGATCACGGAATATCTGTTTGAGAAGCCCAAGGCTGCTGCCGGCCGCCGAAAGAGCCGGGTCTCAAAAACGGCCCCTACCCGGATCCTCGCTTGA
- a CDS encoding Ppx/GppA family phosphatase yields the protein MKIAAIDVGSNSIHMILVESHDGIDFEIVDREKEMVRLGSGVFETRLLSEAAMVRAEQCLRNYRRLAERLRTDRIIAYATSAVREARNGGDFISRIHERVGIHLQLITSAQEARLITLAVQQSINFRGRRALLIDIGGGSVELSLCDSKQTFLSESRKLGVIRLTEKFISRDPITNKGREAIEKFVLKRVSDLIHQGRETGFAMAVGTSGTILTLADLAHQIRYGEGLRHFNQQVLKLEALEMLSRRLLAMTLKERLRFEGVNLARATTIVAGAILLETLMKAFRIKRLTLCTRALREGMVLDFLQRSREPHGSLNGLISDVRRRSVLELARRSRYDQAHSERIAQTALQIFDATRRVHRLNQETRELLEYGALLHDIGILVSYTRHHRHSQYIILNSGLRGFTPREIDFIGLLARFHRKGEPSRRDPECALMPRKEFERLRRLSAILRVADGIDRSHNQILTLISLRKDHRRWRFEFEARDEAELELWGAQRKGQLFEKLFGGKMDFRVTLNRHPHPTALVPVRNARPGRKARSIR from the coding sequence ATGAAGATTGCAGCCATTGATGTGGGAAGCAATTCCATCCACATGATCCTCGTCGAATCGCACGATGGCATCGATTTCGAGATCGTCGATCGCGAAAAGGAGATGGTGCGTCTGGGCAGCGGGGTGTTTGAAACGCGCCTGCTGAGCGAGGCGGCGATGGTGCGGGCGGAACAGTGCCTGCGCAATTATAGGCGGCTGGCAGAGCGTCTCCGCACTGACCGGATTATTGCCTATGCGACCAGCGCGGTGCGGGAGGCCCGCAATGGCGGTGACTTCATCAGCCGCATCCACGAGCGGGTCGGAATCCACCTCCAGCTCATCACTTCCGCCCAGGAGGCTCGTCTCATCACGCTGGCCGTGCAGCAGAGCATCAACTTTCGAGGGCGCCGCGCCCTGCTGATCGACATTGGCGGGGGAAGTGTGGAGCTGTCCCTGTGTGATTCCAAGCAAACCTTCCTCTCTGAAAGCCGAAAACTGGGAGTCATTCGCCTGACGGAAAAATTCATTTCCCGGGATCCCATCACCAACAAAGGACGAGAGGCGATCGAAAAGTTTGTTCTCAAACGGGTCTCCGACCTCATCCATCAAGGCCGTGAAACCGGTTTTGCCATGGCCGTGGGGACGTCCGGGACGATCCTGACCCTGGCCGATCTCGCGCATCAAATCCGATACGGGGAAGGATTGCGCCATTTCAATCAGCAGGTCCTGAAGCTGGAAGCGTTGGAGATGCTCAGCCGGCGATTGCTGGCGATGACCCTGAAGGAACGGCTTCGGTTCGAAGGGGTGAACCTCGCGCGGGCCACCACCATTGTGGCCGGTGCCATCCTGCTCGAAACGCTGATGAAGGCCTTCAGAATCAAACGGCTCACCCTGTGTACCCGGGCTTTGCGCGAAGGCATGGTTTTGGATTTTCTCCAGCGGTCCCGGGAGCCGCATGGTTCCCTGAACGGCCTGATCTCTGACGTGCGCCGTCGCAGCGTCCTGGAACTGGCACGCCGCAGTCGATATGACCAGGCCCATTCCGAGCGAATCGCCCAGACCGCCCTGCAAATCTTTGATGCCACGCGCCGGGTGCACCGCCTGAATCAGGAGACCCGCGAGCTGTTGGAGTATGGGGCCCTTCTGCATGATATCGGAATCCTGGTGAGCTACACTCGCCACCATCGCCACTCCCAGTACATCATTCTCAATAGCGGCCTGCGCGGGTTCACCCCCAGGGAGATTGATTTTATTGGTCTTCTGGCCCGCTTTCATCGCAAGGGGGAACCGAGCCGGAGGGATCCCGAATGCGCCTTGATGCCGAGGAAGGAATTTGAGAGACTACGCCGGTTAAGCGCAATCCTTCGTGTGGCGGACGGGATCGACCGCAGTCATAACCAGATCCTCACTCTGATCTCATTGCGCAAGGATCACCGCCGCTGGCGATTTGAGTTTGAGGCCCGCGATGAGGCCGAATTGGAGCTGTGGGGGGCCCAGCGGAAGGGCCAATTGTTTGAGAAGTTGTTTGGGGGAAAGATGGACTTTCGGGTGACCCTGAACCGTCATCCTCATCCGACAGCCCTGGTTCCGGTGAGAAATGCCCGCCCCGGGCGCAAGGCTCGCAGTATCCGCTGA
- a CDS encoding trypsin-like peptidase domain-containing protein translates to MNEIRRMKGFLGEAAGRLHLSAGTRIFALLFLILAAYVLWRMPRPSGSDTVVPGDLAQQLKVNDVSASPQESFSGEEQVNIQIYRTVNPSVVNITTETVEYDFFFMPVPAQGTGSGFVIDGQGHILTNFHVVEGARRLEVTLYDKSKYSARFIGGDKSNDLAVIRITAPAAKLHPVKLGDSASLQVGQKALAIGNPFGLTGTLTAGIVSSLGRSIRAENGRLIENVIQTDAAINPGNSGGPLLNSHGEVVGINSQIASPSGGSVGVGFAIPINSAKGILTDLITLGRVKRAFFGVRGYAIDPDLADALRLPVDHGVLVARVARGGSAERGGLRGGDEVFIVGNQRMILGGDLIVSVDGREFESDEDINRYVESKQPGGTVKVELYRGRRKMTVDVPLIERLD, encoded by the coding sequence ATGAATGAAATCAGACGAATGAAGGGATTTCTGGGGGAAGCGGCAGGACGTCTCCATCTGTCCGCTGGGACCCGAATCTTCGCTCTGTTGTTTCTGATCCTGGCAGCGTATGTGTTATGGCGGATGCCCCGTCCCAGTGGATCGGACACCGTTGTACCCGGGGACCTGGCACAACAATTGAAAGTCAACGACGTCTCGGCGTCTCCCCAGGAAAGTTTCAGCGGGGAAGAACAGGTCAACATTCAGATTTACCGCACCGTCAATCCCAGTGTAGTCAACATCACGACTGAGACCGTGGAATACGATTTTTTCTTCATGCCGGTGCCCGCCCAGGGAACGGGCTCCGGTTTTGTGATCGATGGGCAGGGGCATATTCTGACCAACTTCCACGTGGTCGAAGGGGCGCGTCGACTCGAGGTCACCCTTTACGACAAGTCTAAATACTCGGCGCGGTTTATCGGGGGCGACAAGTCCAACGATCTGGCGGTCATCCGGATCACTGCGCCGGCGGCGAAACTGCATCCCGTGAAACTCGGGGACTCGGCCAGCTTGCAGGTCGGACAGAAGGCCCTGGCGATCGGCAATCCCTTCGGTTTGACCGGCACGTTGACCGCGGGGATCGTCAGTTCCCTGGGACGCTCAATTCGGGCCGAGAATGGCCGTTTGATTGAAAACGTCATTCAGACTGACGCGGCGATAAATCCCGGCAATTCAGGTGGCCCGCTGCTCAATTCCCACGGCGAGGTCGTCGGCATCAATTCCCAGATCGCATCTCCCAGCGGGGGCAGCGTCGGTGTCGGCTTTGCCATTCCGATCAACAGCGCCAAGGGGATCCTGACGGACCTGATTACCCTCGGACGGGTAAAACGGGCCTTCTTTGGCGTGCGGGGTTATGCGATCGATCCGGATTTGGCCGATGCCCTGCGTTTGCCCGTCGATCACGGGGTGCTGGTTGCGCGAGTGGCGCGGGGCGGGAGCGCCGAACGGGGAGGTCTTCGCGGAGGAGATGAGGTGTTCATCGTCGGCAACCAGCGCATGATCCTTGGCGGCGATTTGATTGTTTCCGTGGACGGACGCGAGTTCGAGTCGGACGAAGATATCAACCGTTATGTTGAGTCCAAGCAGCCGGGCGGCACCGTCAAGGTCGAACTGTACCGGGGACGGCGGAAGATGACCGTGGATGTTCCCCTGATCGAGCGACTGGACTAG
- a CDS encoding GGDEF domain-containing protein, translating into MNIHNIALCVQIAGVSILFLLFVFLSLYDKRLYLRYWMVGWFLYAAALLTLLLSFLHHLHWFLALYQFFELGSLAMLIAAAWNYSREFPIRKYHLLLAIPMAAWAVVLTWALKGFNSIYVIHLFVMAWAFGYNAYLLFSSRWFRFNVGARILAYVCSIFALMDLHYFFVFGYVFHRNLSSLDYLQFSSFYDLLLQYALAIGMVVTAMQETQHRLESANAQLHEAQDRLRYLAQTDSLTGVYNRHAFREFCEVDFKRARTSKFPDALGLLDIDNLKKINDLAGHSRGDDVLRVVARTISSMVRGEDCLVRWGGDEFLVLMRETDLSQAEKRLQLLKEHLSHQSINTRAGKIFFGICYGVAELSSIDRLATAIEEADRQLYHQKQFSKKSLMVV; encoded by the coding sequence GTGAACATTCACAACATTGCTCTCTGTGTACAAATTGCGGGCGTCTCCATCTTGTTCCTGCTCTTCGTGTTTCTTTCGCTGTACGACAAGCGTCTCTATTTAAGATACTGGATGGTCGGCTGGTTTCTTTATGCCGCCGCACTCCTGACGCTTCTGCTTTCCTTTCTCCACCATCTGCATTGGTTTCTAGCGCTTTATCAATTTTTCGAGCTCGGTTCCCTGGCGATGCTCATCGCGGCGGCGTGGAATTACTCCCGTGAATTTCCCATTCGCAAATACCATCTGCTGCTGGCGATCCCGATGGCCGCCTGGGCTGTCGTCCTCACGTGGGCGCTCAAAGGGTTCAACTCGATTTACGTGATCCATCTGTTCGTTATGGCATGGGCCTTTGGATACAATGCCTATCTCCTCTTCAGTTCCCGCTGGTTTCGTTTTAACGTGGGCGCCCGGATCCTCGCCTATGTCTGTTCCATCTTTGCATTGATGGACCTGCATTACTTCTTTGTCTTTGGTTATGTTTTTCATCGGAACCTCAGCTCACTCGATTACCTTCAGTTTTCGAGCTTCTATGATCTGCTCCTGCAGTATGCCCTGGCGATCGGGATGGTGGTCACGGCGATGCAGGAAACCCAGCACCGCCTGGAGTCCGCCAACGCACAGTTGCACGAGGCGCAGGATCGATTGCGGTACCTGGCGCAGACCGACTCGCTGACCGGGGTTTATAACCGGCACGCGTTTCGGGAATTCTGTGAGGTGGATTTCAAGCGGGCCCGGACCTCAAAATTTCCTGACGCCCTGGGGTTGCTCGACATCGACAATCTGAAGAAGATCAACGATCTCGCAGGACACTCACGAGGCGACGACGTCCTCCGGGTGGTGGCCCGCACCATCTCCTCCATGGTTCGCGGGGAAGATTGTCTGGTCCGTTGGGGCGGCGATGAATTCCTTGTGCTGATGCGCGAAACTGACCTTTCACAGGCGGAAAAGCGGTTGCAACTGCTGAAAGAGCATTTGAGCCATCAGTCCATAAACACCCGTGCGGGAAAGATATTCTTCGGCATCTGTTATGGTGTCGCTGAGCTCAGTTCCATTGACAGGCTTGCGACCGCGATTGAAGAAGCTGACCGGCAGCTCTACCATCAAAAGCAATTCTCAAAGAAATCCCTCATGGTCGTGTGA
- the sixA gene encoding phosphohistidine phosphatase SixA, with translation MEIYLLRHGVAVEHGTRGVREEQRPLTPEGATKMRAAAEGMKNLGVTFDALLTSPLVRARQTADIVASVYGVKDRLKELPALQPGSAVERLWAALKPYSGARRLMLVGHEPDLSQLAAVLLTGRPDGMNLQLKKGGLCFIEMTSLPPKGRGQLYWLLTSKQLRLMK, from the coding sequence ATGGAAATCTACCTGCTTAGACACGGAGTGGCCGTCGAACATGGGACGCGGGGAGTGAGGGAGGAACAACGCCCCCTGACCCCCGAAGGCGCGACCAAAATGCGGGCGGCCGCGGAAGGCATGAAAAACCTGGGCGTGACGTTTGATGCCCTGCTGACCAGCCCGCTTGTTAGGGCGCGCCAGACCGCCGACATCGTGGCCTCAGTCTATGGCGTCAAGGATCGCCTCAAGGAACTGCCCGCCCTCCAGCCGGGATCTGCGGTCGAAAGACTCTGGGCGGCACTCAAACCCTACTCCGGGGCGCGGCGATTGATGTTGGTCGGCCATGAGCCTGATCTTAGCCAGCTGGCAGCGGTCCTGCTCACCGGTCGCCCAGACGGGATGAACCTCCAACTCAAGAAGGGCGGCCTCTGCTTCATTGAGATGACTTCGCTGCCGCCCAAGGGTCGCGGCCAGCTCTATTGGCTTCTCACCAGCAAGCAACTCCGGCTGATGAAATGA
- a CDS encoding thymidylate kinase, with product MTILNAKHDFPGKLIIVEGIDGSGKSTQLLLVQRWLQSLGLKVFFTEWNSSPLVKKASKAGKKKGILTPTTFSLLHATDFADRLAYKIIPPLKAGMVVLADRYAFTAFARDAARGVHREWVRRVYNFAVRPDLAFYFRVPIDVSVKRLLVGRTQLKYYEAGMDLHLSTDPVESFRLFQSRVLREYDHMVKEYGLIVIDARESISVMQRSVRTIVQKELGL from the coding sequence ATGACCATACTGAATGCTAAACATGACTTTCCGGGAAAACTGATCATCGTGGAAGGGATCGATGGATCAGGCAAGTCCACCCAGCTCCTGCTGGTCCAGCGCTGGCTGCAATCGCTGGGCCTGAAGGTGTTTTTCACAGAATGGAATTCTTCCCCCCTGGTCAAGAAGGCGAGCAAGGCGGGAAAGAAGAAAGGAATCTTGACCCCGACCACCTTCAGCCTGCTCCACGCTACGGATTTTGCCGATCGCCTGGCCTACAAAATCATTCCCCCCTTGAAGGCGGGCATGGTGGTGTTGGCGGACCGTTATGCGTTTACTGCGTTTGCCCGCGATGCGGCCCGCGGGGTTCATCGCGAGTGGGTACGACGGGTTTACAATTTTGCGGTCCGACCCGACCTGGCATTCTATTTCCGGGTCCCCATCGATGTCTCGGTCAAACGACTGCTGGTCGGCCGGACGCAGTTGAAGTACTACGAAGCCGGGATGGACTTGCATCTCTCCACCGATCCTGTCGAAAGCTTCCGGTTGTTCCAGTCGCGGGTGCTTCGTGAGTACGATCATATGGTGAAGGAATACGGCCTGATTGTGATCGATGCGCGGGAATCCATTTCAGTCATGCAAAGAAGTGTGCGGACCATTGTCCAGAAGGAATTGGGGTTGTGA
- a CDS encoding hemolysin family protein: MVTLEVSLLVVLFALAVFAACSETALFAVNRYYIKGLAAKGNYRAKLVLAVIRRPERILATILFMSTLANVAMAAVTSTLVADLILDPHRDLVLASATILLTIVLLIFAEITPKTIAARHADRLALALIQPLRVMMALAQPVVVVGSGVANLIARHLDTEERKAPNLSDVALHSIIDESGVDSASTDRQKMLRGVLSLSDLAVKSVTIPRPEVTALSVDATAEEVFQTIRASGYSRIPVYRKNLDNIVGILHAKDVLPGLFERIQDLNRSRAPMELVHVMRKPLFVPDTAKVDVTLKYMQRNHIHLAVVIDEHGGMEGIVTLEDLLEQIVGEIQDEHDFELDAIRHLSDESMLVDGDISIREMNKRLKLRLPESSHYSTLAGFLLAQSGRILVKGEEVVFDQWKFLVVETEGRRLVKVRMERYLAEPEPVTVSPSRTR, translated from the coding sequence TTGGTTACGCTTGAAGTCAGCTTGTTAGTGGTTCTCTTTGCACTGGCCGTGTTTGCGGCGTGTTCCGAGACGGCGCTGTTTGCTGTCAACCGCTATTACATTAAAGGTCTGGCTGCAAAGGGCAATTACCGGGCGAAGCTGGTGCTGGCAGTTATCAGGCGTCCCGAGCGAATCCTGGCCACGATCCTGTTCATGAGCACGCTTGCCAACGTCGCGATGGCGGCGGTGACCTCCACCCTCGTGGCGGACCTGATTCTCGATCCGCATCGGGACCTCGTGCTGGCATCTGCGACCATCCTGTTGACCATCGTGCTTCTGATCTTCGCAGAAATCACGCCTAAAACAATCGCGGCCCGTCACGCCGATCGACTCGCGTTAGCGTTAATTCAGCCCCTCCGGGTCATGATGGCCCTCGCCCAGCCCGTGGTGGTGGTGGGTAGCGGGGTGGCGAATTTGATCGCCCGTCACTTGGATACCGAGGAGCGGAAGGCGCCTAACCTTTCCGACGTGGCGCTCCACTCGATCATTGACGAGTCCGGTGTTGATTCGGCCTCGACGGATCGGCAGAAGATGCTGCGCGGGGTGTTGTCCCTCTCCGATTTGGCTGTGAAATCGGTGACCATCCCGCGCCCCGAAGTCACAGCCCTCTCCGTCGATGCGACGGCGGAAGAAGTCTTCCAGACAATCCGAGCTTCCGGGTACAGCCGCATCCCCGTTTATCGCAAGAACCTCGACAACATCGTCGGCATTCTCCACGCCAAGGACGTTTTGCCCGGCCTCTTTGAACGCATCCAGGATTTGAATCGTTCCCGGGCGCCTATGGAGCTTGTCCATGTGATGCGTAAGCCTCTCTTTGTCCCGGACACAGCGAAAGTCGATGTAACCCTGAAATACATGCAGAGAAATCATATTCACCTCGCGGTCGTGATCGACGAGCATGGGGGAATGGAAGGGATCGTGACGTTGGAAGATTTGTTAGAACAAATTGTCGGAGAAATCCAGGATGAGCACGATTTCGAGCTGGATGCCATCCGTCATCTTTCCGATGAGTCGATGTTGGTGGATGGTGACATTTCGATCCGGGAAATGAATAAACGGCTCAAGCTCCGGCTTCCCGAGTCAAGCCACTACTCGACCCTCGCCGGATTCCTCTTGGCTCAATCGGGGAGGATCCTCGTCAAGGGGGAGGAAGTGGTGTTTGATCAGTGGAAATTTTTGGTGGTTGAAACTGAAGGACGGCGACTGGTCAAGGTGCGCATGGAGCGGTATCTTGCTGAACCAGAGCCGGTTACGGTTAGCCCGTCCCGCACCCGCTGA
- a CDS encoding 2,3-bisphosphoglycerate-independent phosphoglycerate mutase: protein MLTEGMISALIQKTDSKILLLVMDGLGGLAVNGKSEMEAAVTPNLDALVKTSVVGLADPVSPGITPGSGPGHLAIFGYDPVRYQIGRGVLEALGVDLEMTSRDVAARGNFCTIDANDVIIDRRAGRLATVLNEELCAKLRHEIPAIDDVELIIQPGKEHRFTVLFRGDGLDDRLTDADPQKEGKKRIPTETLDPAAKRTAFIVNKFLDRVKEVLREDHPANAAVLRGFAKYPAIPDMSTRFGLRAAAIATYPMYRGLAKLVGMDVLETGDTFADEIQTLRRHFSSYDFFYLHYKKTDSYGEDGNFEMKVKSIEEVDRHIPELLSLGAEVFAITGDHSSPSALKAHSWHPSPFLLHSKYCGVDVAGRFTERECARGILGKIQAVEEMTLMLANALKLKKYGA, encoded by the coding sequence ATGTTGACTGAAGGAATGATTAGCGCACTCATTCAGAAAACGGATTCAAAGATCTTGTTGCTCGTGATGGATGGGTTGGGCGGGCTGGCTGTGAACGGGAAGAGTGAAATGGAGGCGGCGGTGACCCCCAACCTGGATGCGCTGGTCAAGACATCAGTGGTTGGTTTGGCTGACCCCGTCTCGCCCGGCATTACTCCGGGAAGCGGTCCCGGTCACCTGGCGATCTTCGGATACGATCCCGTGAGGTACCAGATCGGCCGCGGGGTCCTCGAGGCGCTGGGGGTGGACCTGGAGATGACCAGCCGCGACGTCGCAGCGCGCGGGAATTTCTGCACAATCGACGCCAACGACGTTATCATCGATCGCCGGGCGGGCCGTCTGGCAACCGTCCTCAATGAAGAACTGTGCGCCAAGCTAAGGCACGAGATCCCCGCCATCGACGACGTCGAACTGATCATTCAGCCGGGAAAGGAACATCGCTTTACGGTGTTGTTTCGCGGGGACGGCCTCGATGACCGCCTGACGGACGCCGACCCTCAGAAGGAGGGGAAGAAGCGCATCCCCACCGAGACACTCGATCCCGCGGCGAAAAGAACGGCCTTCATCGTGAACAAGTTTCTGGACCGGGTCAAGGAAGTGCTCCGCGAGGATCATCCCGCCAACGCGGCGGTCCTTCGGGGATTTGCCAAGTATCCCGCCATTCCCGACATGAGCACGCGTTTCGGCCTCCGTGCTGCCGCCATTGCAACTTATCCGATGTACCGGGGACTGGCAAAGCTGGTGGGAATGGATGTGCTGGAGACCGGAGACACCTTCGCCGACGAAATCCAGACTCTCCGCCGGCATTTTTCGAGCTACGATTTCTTCTACCTCCATTACAAGAAGACCGACAGCTACGGGGAAGACGGGAATTTCGAAATGAAAGTGAAATCGATTGAAGAGGTGGACCGCCACATTCCGGAGCTGTTGTCGTTGGGCGCCGAGGTCTTTGCGATTACCGGCGACCACTCCAGCCCCTCGGCGCTCAAAGCCCACAGCTGGCATCCAAGCCCGTTTCTCCTTCACTCGAAATACTGCGGGGTGGATGTGGCGGGCCGTTTCACGGAGCGGGAGTGCGCGCGAGGGATCCTTGGGAAGATTCAGGCGGTAGAGGAAATGACCCTGATGCTTGCAAATGCCCTGAAGCTCAAGAAATACGGGGCTTGA